In Paraglaciecola sp. T6c, the sequence AGTATACTGTACAACCATACAGTTACAAGTCACTTTATGAAAATATTAACAAAGGATGAGTTTACCTTTATGTAAAGGTACGGCTTATAGAGTAACAGCTTATCAAGGCACAGAAGCTGCGAGCACTGTGAGACAGCATCAGGGTCGTAATCGCAGAGTCGTTGAATTTTAGTGTTCAAGTTCCTTTATTGCAATGCTGTCTAAGGTTTTGTCTATGTATATCTTTTACGTGCTAATTTCCGCTCACGCATTTAGTTACTTAGGCATCGAATCGAACTTCTTGCATACTGTAACTGAGTCAAACCATGGAGCTCGTTCAGTATAAAAAATCTGACTCTGAGGTTGAATATTAGGTTCACAATCTAAGCTGCCAGCAGGCACAACCAACGCTTTACCAGACAAAGACTTATAAGGTACAGCGCTACCACATTCACCACAGAACGCATTGGAAATGCTACGTCCAGCAACGTTAAAGCGCATGATGAGGGCCTCTCCAGTGAGCCATTTAATATTGTCAACATCTGTAAACAGGTTTGCCGCATATGCCGAGCCAGTTGCCTTTTGACATTGCGTACAATGGCATAAGTGGAATTGACTAAAATTATTTTCGCATGCGTACGTCACTCGATTGCACAAACAGCTACCTAATACTTGCTTCATTAGCTTCTCATCAATTATTTTTGAATAAATTTAAATAAAGGAAACGAGCTACAGTTCAAAATCTAATTCGTAACTATGTTTTCCGTCTTGCTGGATGATCCGCATCGCGCCCTTTAACCCAGCCAAATCGCCGCTGGCCGAACCTTCCAACACTGAAATATTCAGAGATTGTGTTTCAGCTGACATGTTACCATTATGCAATAAAGAAAACGTCCCAGCCCTGCCCTTGAGCGTTCCTTCAAACTCTTCAATTGCAAAATATACTGCAACACCATTGTCTGTGCGCTTACTGATCATTTGCCCTAGCCCTTTGCCTGCCAAACCCCCTTGGTAGGTTTTATTAATTACCATACGTCCAGCGGGCGCTGCCTCGTCTTCTTGTGGTGTTAAGTCCACCTCAAAAGTGCCTGTTGCGATCAAAATTAACTCCTTATCTGAATATTGCTAACGCTTAAAGAGCGCCTTTTTATCTAATATAATAGCGAAAGGTTAAATCCTACTTCCTTTGCTACAGTGGGAGTAATTTACCGTTTCCCGCCCGAAGATAATGACTCTGCTTTACAATGTATGACTAACTGATTCAGTGCATACTCAATAGCTCGGGCCCTCACCTGATGCCGATCCCCCGTAAAACACTGGCAAGACGTTGTGACCTCCCCATTTACCGAAAAACCGAACCAAACGGTACCGACAGGTTTTTCTACACTTCCGCCATCAGGCCCGGCAATTCCGCTGACCGACACAGCAACATTTGATCCAGCGGCTTTAGACGCTCCCGCCGCCATCTGTTGCACCACCGCTTGAGACACAGCGCCATGCTCGTTTAAGGTTTGCTCGCTCACGCCCAACATAACTTGCTTTGCTTCGTTTGAATAAGTGATATAACCACTTTTAAACCAGCTTGAGCTTCCAGATGTACTTGTGATGGCGTATCCTATGCCCCCTCCAGTGCATGACTCAGCACAGGTAACACTCCAGCCTAGTCGCTGCAGATGTTCACCAAGTTGTTGTGCCAATTGAATTGAATTGTTTGTCATAATTTACATCCATACAGGGTTATTTGACGCGCTGAAAAATATTCAGCGAATACTATAAGCATGCCAAACAATGATCACTAAACAAAGCGTTAAAATTACATCGCGATCCCGATAAGAGTGCCGTAGCGAATGCCAAAAACAAATTCATCAGCAGCGTCAACAAACGCTAATCCCTCATCTTTGCAGCAGCATACGCCTATGATGCAGCAGTATTTGAAAATTAAAGCTGAACATCCTGATATTCTATTGTTTTATCGCATGGGAGATTTTTATGAATTGTTCTTTGACGATGCTAAAAAAGCCGCCGAACTACTCGATATCTCCCTAACTGCCAGGGGGAAATCAGGCGGCAATGCCATCCCTATGGCAGGCGTTCCTTATCATGCGGTAGAAAATTATTTGGCTCGACTAGTGAAAATGGGCCAGTCAGTCGCTATCGTCGAACAGGTGGGTGACCCCGCAACCAGCAAAGGGCCTGTTGAGCGAAAAGTGCAACGTATTGTTACCCCAGGTACAGTATCAGACGAGGCACTCCTTAATGATAAACAAGACAGTATATTAGCCGCAGTTTTTTGCCCCACGCAAAAAGCAAATCAAGAATTGATATTCGGGTATGCCACCTTAGATGTAACCAGCGGTCGCTTTACGCTATGTGAGCTCAGTGGTGAGGAAGCTCTCGCTGCCGAGTTACAACGCACGAATCCTGTCGAGCTTTTATACCCTGACGATTTTGCCTACAGTCATCTTATCAATCAGCGAAAGGGTTTACGCCGTCGCCCGCAGTGGGAGTTCGATTTACAAACCGCCACTAACCAGCTTACTAGCCAGTTTGGTACCAATGAGCTATCTGGTTTTGGCGTGCAAAACCACCAAGTCGGTATTTGTGCTGCAGGTTGCGTAATGCAATATATCAAAGACACCCAGCGCTCAGCCCTGCCCCACATTGACCGAATAGTGCTTGAATCCCACAACGACACAGTCGTGATGGACGCCGCCACACGGCGTAACTTAGAGCTAACGTTTAATTTATCTGGTGGTATTGAAAACACGCTCGCGAGTATTCTTGATAAAACCTCAACGCCTATGGGCAGTCGTTTGTTGCAACGATGGATCCACCGTCCGTTAACAGATGTCACCGTGCTTAAAAAACGTCAACGAAATATTCAAGGGTTGATGGAGTCACCCTATACCCAGTTACAAAGTGCCCTGAAAAAAATAGGTGACATGCAGCGCGTGTTAGCAAGGCTTGCGCTGCGCAGTGCTCGTCCGCGGGATTTTGCCCGCCTGCGCCAAGCCTTTGCACTATTGCCAGATATACAACATTATCTTGAGCACGAAATTAGTCATACTAGCGAAAGCGCTCAGCCAAGCGATTTACTTCACTTGGCAGAAAAAATCAGTCAATACCCTGACTTCGCAGACTTGTTAGAACGTGCAGTCATTGAAGCCCCCCCAGTATTAATCCGCGATGGTGGGGTCATAAAAGAAGGTTACAACGAAGAGCTTGATCGCCTACGTGAACTGTCAAAAGGGGCGACCGACTATTTAGAAGAATTAGAGCTACGCGAAAAAGAGCGTACTGGCATCGCGAGCCTCAAAGTGGGCTACAACCGAGTGCATGGTTACTTTATTGAAGTCAGCCGCAGTCAATCTGACCTCGTGCCTGTAGAGTATGTTCGTCGCCAAACGCTGAAAAATAACGAACGTTACATTATCCCAGAACTCAAAGAGCACGAAGACAATGTGCTTAGCAGCCAAAGTCGCTCATTAGCCCTTGAAAAGCGCTTATACGATGAGCTTTTCGATTTACTCTTACCGCAATTAACACAACTAATGCAAAGTGCTGATGCACTAGCAGAATTAGATGTACTCACTAATTTAGCCGAGCGCGCTGAAAGCCTTGATTATCACCGCCCAGAATTATGCCCCCAAAGCGGCATTCACTTTAGTCAAGGTCGCCACCCTGTTGTAGAGCAGGTATCAGATGCCCCCTTTATCGCCAACCCAATTAACGTTAACCCAGATCGCAGAATGTTGGTGATCACCGGCCCGAACATGGGCGGTAAATCAACGTACATGCGTCAAACCGCCCTCATCGTGTTGATGGCCTATATCGGCAGCTATATACCTGCGCAAGATGCTCAGATTGGCCCGATAGACCGCATATTTACCCGCATTGGTGCTTCCGACGATTTAGCCTCTGGCCGATCCACCTTCATGGTAGAAATGACCGAAACCGCTAACATTTTGAACAACGCCACGGCGAATAGCTTGGTATTAATGGATGAAATTGGCCGAGGTACCAGTACCTATGATGGCCTTTCTTTAGCGTGGGCCTGCGCTGAGTATTTAGCGACCAAGCTGCAGTCTTTCACCTTATTTGCTACCCATTACTTCGAGTTAACAGGGCTAGCGGATGCATTGCCAGAGTTAGCCAATGTGCATCTAGATGCCGTTGAGCACGGTGAAAGCATTCGTTTTATGCACGCAGTGCAAGATGGTGCAGCCAATAAAAGCTATGGTTTGCAAGTAGCTCAACTCGCAGGCGTGCCGAAATTAGTGGTACAAGCGGCTAAACGCAAATTACATGAACTTGAAACGGGTGATATTTCCAAACAAGGTCGACAAGAGACATCGCCAGTCAATACAGTTTATGCAACAGAAAAAGTAGAGACGCAGCTGGACTTGCTCAGTCAGACAAGCGAAGCCGAAGACTTACTGCACAGTATTCAGCCCGATGATTTAACGCCTAAGCAGGCCCTTGATTACTTGTACCAACTAAAAAAATTGGTTCGATAAATAAATATCTTTTAGAGGGGAAATGACTATTCCCCCCCCTCGGACGTGCTGAACTTTGCAGTTCATTTTTGTAGCGGTCTGTGTGCTGTTTAGGCAAGGCGAATGGTTGAAGATCTAGTGCGCTAAATCAAAACCATTCAACGCGGTATAAACAGTACATATGCGCTACCCGCAGGGTTCTTGGAAGTCTTTTACTCGTTATTACAGTTCTTTAACTTAACCCGCTAGGCTCACAGGACTGTTTTGCGAATAAAACGCTTCTATTTAGACCAAAATTCGTACAGCAATGTTTAACACGCCCTAGAGCCGCTCCATTAAACTCAATAAGCTCATGGGAGTAACAGGTTTTTCCAAAAAACCCACTGCACCAATTTCGTATGCCAGATTAACGGTTTCTTCTGACGTATCAGCGGAACACATGACTATTTTTGCGTCAGGAATTTCATCGTGAAGAATGCTTAGTAATTCCAAGCCATCCACTTTAGGTAATTTGATATCCATCAGAATCAATTGGTAATCTTTGCGACAAACTCTAGACATGACTTCTGCTGAATCGTGAGCGGTATCAACATGCACATATCCATTCCCTTGTAACACAGTGCATATAAAGGTGCAGATGGCTTCAACGTCATCAACAACCAAAATGGGACGCAATTTATCCATAAAGCGGATCCTTTTACTATTTGCTCAGTAGTGTAAACCAATAAAATCTCATTTTCCGTATATTTTTTGCAAAGCTGGAGCGGTTTTCAATTGTCTGTAGGGCTGCGTTTGAGTATACTATTGCGCCGTCCGGTACTGAATAATGTCACGCCTATTTAAAGGCAGCTAGACTACTCCAGTATTAAAAAATCTCATTCAACTCCAACGCCTTAGGGTACTCATGACAAACTATATTTTCGTCACAGGTGGTGTCGTATCATCACTTGGTAAAGGCATTGCTGCTGCATCGCTCGCTGCCATTCTTGAAGCACGTGGTCTTAATGTGACCATGCTCAAGCTCGACCCATACATTAACGTCGACCCTGGCACCATGAGTCCTATTCAGCACGGTGAAGTGTTTGTCACCGACGACGGCGCTGAAACAGACTTAGACTTAGGTCACTACGAGCGCTTTATTCGTACCCGTATGACTAAGCGGAATAACTTCACCACTGGCCGCGTTTACGAAGAAGTCATCAAACGCGAACGTCGCGGTGATTACTTAGGCGCCACCATTCAGGTGATCCCACACATTACTAACGAAATAAAACGTCGCATTATTGCTGGCGCTGAAGGCGTAGATGTAGCCATCGTTGAAATTGGCGGTACAGTGGGTGACATCGAGTCGCAACCGTTCCTAGAAGCGATACGCCAGTTGGGCACTGAAGTTGGCCGTGACCACGCCATGTACATGCATTTAACATTGGTTCCGTATATAGCGGTATCTGGCGAAGTAAAAACCAAACCAACTCAACACTCCGTTAAAGAGTTGCGCTCTATTGGTATTCAGCCTGATATTTTGGTTTGCCGTTCAGAAAACGCGCTACCGTCTAACGAGCGCTCTAAGATTGCCCTATTTACTAACGTAGCAGATAAAGCCGTTATCTCGTTAAAAGATGCCAACAGTATTTATAAAATTCCTGCCGCATTAAAAGCACAAGGTATGGATGAACTCGTCGTGCAGCGCTTCGGCTTAGAGTGCCCTGAAGCGGATTTAACCGAGTGGGAACAAGTGCTATACGCTGAATCGAACCCTGTCGGCGAAGTCACTATCGGTATGGTAGGCAAATACGTTGAGTTACCCGATGCGTATAAATCAGTCAACGAAGCCTTAAAACACGCGGGCTTAAAAAATCGCTTAACGGTCAATATTCGCTATGTCGATTCACAAGACATCGAAAGCAAAGGCGAGCAAATCCTTCATGGGCTTGACGCTATCCTAGTGCCAGGTGGTTTCGGAGAGCGCGGCATTGAAGGTAAAATTGCTGCGGCCAAGTACGCTCGTGAACAAAAAGTGCCTTATTTGGGGATCTGTTTGGGTATGCAAGTGGCGATTATTGAATTCGCCCGAAATGTTGCAGGCATGGAAAGCGCCAATAGTTCTGAATTCGATCCACAAACACCGTATCCTGTTGTCGGTTTAATAACAGAATGGTTAGACGCAGATGGCAGCACGGCACAACGCTCTGAGGCGTCAGATTTAGGCGGCACAATGCGTTTAGGTAGCCAACTTTGCCACCTCATTCCTGGTAGTAAAGTGCACGATTTGTATGGTTCAGCAGAAATATACGAACGTCACCGTCACCGCTATGAAGTAAATAACAATTTACGTGATAAATTAGAAGCATCAGGATTAAAAGTAACTGGTCTGTCTACTGATAAACGTCTAGTAGAAGTAATTGAATTAGGCGATCATCCTTGGTTCGTCGCAGGTCAGTTCCACCCTGAATTTAACTCTACACCC encodes:
- a CDS encoding GFA family protein, which encodes MKQVLGSCLCNRVTYACENNFSQFHLCHCTQCQKATGSAYAANLFTDVDNIKWLTGEALIMRFNVAGRSISNAFCGECGSAVPYKSLSGKALVVPAGSLDCEPNIQPQSQIFYTERAPWFDSVTVCKKFDSMPK
- a CDS encoding DUF3224 domain-containing protein produces the protein MIATGTFEVDLTPQEDEAAPAGRMVINKTYQGGLAGKGLGQMISKRTDNGVAVYFAIEEFEGTLKGRAGTFSLLHNGNMSAETQSLNISVLEGSASGDLAGLKGAMRIIQQDGKHSYELDFEL
- a CDS encoding CinA family protein, with the translated sequence MTNNSIQLAQQLGEHLQRLGWSVTCAESCTGGGIGYAITSTSGSSSWFKSGYITYSNEAKQVMLGVSEQTLNEHGAVSQAVVQQMAAGASKAAGSNVAVSVSGIAGPDGGSVEKPVGTVWFGFSVNGEVTTSCQCFTGDRHQVRARAIEYALNQLVIHCKAESLSSGGKR
- the mutS gene encoding DNA mismatch repair protein MutS, which codes for MPKTNSSAASTNANPSSLQQHTPMMQQYLKIKAEHPDILLFYRMGDFYELFFDDAKKAAELLDISLTARGKSGGNAIPMAGVPYHAVENYLARLVKMGQSVAIVEQVGDPATSKGPVERKVQRIVTPGTVSDEALLNDKQDSILAAVFCPTQKANQELIFGYATLDVTSGRFTLCELSGEEALAAELQRTNPVELLYPDDFAYSHLINQRKGLRRRPQWEFDLQTATNQLTSQFGTNELSGFGVQNHQVGICAAGCVMQYIKDTQRSALPHIDRIVLESHNDTVVMDAATRRNLELTFNLSGGIENTLASILDKTSTPMGSRLLQRWIHRPLTDVTVLKKRQRNIQGLMESPYTQLQSALKKIGDMQRVLARLALRSARPRDFARLRQAFALLPDIQHYLEHEISHTSESAQPSDLLHLAEKISQYPDFADLLERAVIEAPPVLIRDGGVIKEGYNEELDRLRELSKGATDYLEELELREKERTGIASLKVGYNRVHGYFIEVSRSQSDLVPVEYVRRQTLKNNERYIIPELKEHEDNVLSSQSRSLALEKRLYDELFDLLLPQLTQLMQSADALAELDVLTNLAERAESLDYHRPELCPQSGIHFSQGRHPVVEQVSDAPFIANPINVNPDRRMLVITGPNMGGKSTYMRQTALIVLMAYIGSYIPAQDAQIGPIDRIFTRIGASDDLASGRSTFMVEMTETANILNNATANSLVLMDEIGRGTSTYDGLSLAWACAEYLATKLQSFTLFATHYFELTGLADALPELANVHLDAVEHGESIRFMHAVQDGAANKSYGLQVAQLAGVPKLVVQAAKRKLHELETGDISKQGRQETSPVNTVYATEKVETQLDLLSQTSEAEDLLHSIQPDDLTPKQALDYLYQLKKLVR
- a CDS encoding response regulator, which encodes MDKLRPILVVDDVEAICTFICTVLQGNGYVHVDTAHDSAEVMSRVCRKDYQLILMDIKLPKVDGLELLSILHDEIPDAKIVMCSADTSEETVNLAYEIGAVGFLEKPVTPMSLLSLMERL
- a CDS encoding CTP synthase; its protein translation is MTNYIFVTGGVVSSLGKGIAAASLAAILEARGLNVTMLKLDPYINVDPGTMSPIQHGEVFVTDDGAETDLDLGHYERFIRTRMTKRNNFTTGRVYEEVIKRERRGDYLGATIQVIPHITNEIKRRIIAGAEGVDVAIVEIGGTVGDIESQPFLEAIRQLGTEVGRDHAMYMHLTLVPYIAVSGEVKTKPTQHSVKELRSIGIQPDILVCRSENALPSNERSKIALFTNVADKAVISLKDANSIYKIPAALKAQGMDELVVQRFGLECPEADLTEWEQVLYAESNPVGEVTIGMVGKYVELPDAYKSVNEALKHAGLKNRLTVNIRYVDSQDIESKGEQILHGLDAILVPGGFGERGIEGKIAAAKYAREQKVPYLGICLGMQVAIIEFARNVAGMESANSSEFDPQTPYPVVGLITEWLDADGSTAQRSEASDLGGTMRLGSQLCHLIPGSKVHDLYGSAEIYERHRHRYEVNNNLRDKLEASGLKVTGLSTDKRLVEVIELGDHPWFVAGQFHPEFNSTPRDGHPLFEGFVKAAGEYYKNNN